The sequence below is a genomic window from Silvanigrella paludirubra.
TCTAATTATTGTACCCGAAAGTGTTGAAAAACCTTACGAGTATTACCGAGAAAATGTATCTAAATCTAATGAATTATTTAGAAATTTAATTTTATTAGGATGCCATCATATAGTTTTTAGCAGCTCTGCTTCTATTTACGATGTAGCTCCTAATTTTATGGTTACAGAAGAAGCCTCATTAAAACCAGGAAGTCCTTATGCAAAAACTAAGCTAATGATGGAAATGATATTAGAAGATTATTGCCAAGCTTATTCAAATATGAAAGCAATATCTCTAAGATATTTCAACCCAATTGGTGCTGACCCCAAAATGCGCTCAGGTAGTCATGCTAAAAATGCAAGCCATGTTGTGGCAAAAATGGTTGATACAGCGCAAGGAAAAATACCGGAATTTTGCATCACTGGAGTAAATTGGCCCACTCGAGATGGCAGCGGAATAAGAGATTACATTCATGTATGGGATTTAGCTTTAGCCCATGTAAACGCCGTAGAAAACTTTGACTCCATCTTTTCAAATAAAAAAGAAAAATATTTAGTTATTAATCTTGGAACAGGGAACGGTGTTACTGTAAAAGAACTTTTAAAAGCGTTTGAAAATGTTTATGGAAAAAAACTACCTCAAAAAGAAACAGAACCAAGACTAGGAGATGTTGCAGGAGCTTATGCAAATGCAGATAAAGCTCTGAAATATTTAAATTGGAAAGCAAATTTTAGCATTGAAGATGCTATACGTGACGCATTAAAATGGTCTGAATTTCAAGGTGCTTTATTTAAATAATATATATCCATTTTTTTAATTGTAAAAAACTTAATAAATTGTTAGAAATTAATCACATATTTATGCTCAATTTATATAGTAAATTGAGAATTTACTTTAATTATTTTCAGAAAAAAAGGATTTTTTCGTGATTAATTGTTATATAAAAAAAATTTCATTTTATTTTCTATTAATACAGATATTTACTCATCAAATTATTTATTCAAAAGAGCAAATAAAAAATAATATTAGTAAGTTAATAGTAAATATTCCAAATAATGGTCTTACTTATTTATTTCAAGAACCAATAGAAGAAGGCAATCCTTTAAAAGAAAATGTTTATGTTCCAAAAGATAGTAATAACAATTTTTCAGGTATTTCTAACGAAATAAATGATTATGAATTATTTTCATTTAATATTTTAGATGAAAATGATGATTTTTTACATTTAAATGAATTATCTATTAAATACAACGAAAATAATAATAATTCATATTTTAGTAATGAAAATTGTAAAAAAATATCTTTTTCTCAGATTCAAGAAAAATTTTATATTAATAATTTTCCAAAAAATTTAACCACATTATTAAATTGTGATTTTACTGCTTTTAAAATCAATAAAAACAAGAATAAAATATCTGATAAAATTAATTTTAACATAAAAATTAATTATTCTTATAATAGGTGGCTTGAGATTGCAAAATCAAATCAAAATTCATACCTCTCACCTGCTCTAAAAATAGCTTTAAATATAGACCAAATTCAAAATAAAAATAATACAAATATTCATTTAAAGCCAAGTCCTAATTCTATTATATATTCTGAATACTTAGATCTAAGTCCTATCTATAAAATAAATATATTTCCAGACATGCAGAAACTTACCATCGAAGGTTACAGGATTGAGCAAGCAAATAGCTTTAATGCATTTCTATTTCCAAAAAATGAAAAACTAACTCAGATTATATACTCTAGTAACATTTTACCTGAAATTAATTCTTTTTCGTTTTCGAAATTAACCAATATTGAGACTATTGACCTCATAGGTAATAAAATTAGAAAAATTGACGATAAAGCATTTTATAAATTGTCAAAAGTTAAAGAAATAAAACTTGATTATAATAATGAGCTATATAATAATGAAAATAGCAAAGATAAAAAATATCAGTTTTTCTGTAATTTAACTTCTTTAAATAATTATGAAAATTTATATAAAATAAATTGTGATGGAGATAGCAAAAAGGATAAAGATTATGTTTACGATCCAAAGAAAAAAGAATTAATTATTCAAGGTAATCAATTCCAAAAATTAGACTTACTCTTTTTAAATAAAATCAATTTTAGAAATGATATTCAAAAAATAATTTTCCATAGATTTTTTATAGATTTCAGAGTTGATTCTTTAGCTAATTTATCTAATTTATTAAATTTAAAAGAACTAGAGTTTATTGACACCAAAATAAATGAAATTGTCTCTGAAAGCTTTAATGGATTAAATCTTGAACGTATCACATTCAAAAACAATGATATTGGAGTCATTAGCGAATCTTCATTTAACAATCTAAATAATTTAAAAGAAATAAATATTAGCGGAAATAGGAATCTAAGATTAGCTCAAAATTCTTTTAAAAACCTAATCAATATTGAAAAAATTAGCATAACAAATTCTAATTTAGATAATATACTAGATGATGTTTTTGGAAATTTACCAAAATTAAAGAATTTAAATCTTGAAGGTAATAATATTAAAAAAATTCATAAAGATGCATTTATTTATATTTATTCCTTAGATAAATTATATTTAAGTAATAATTCAATAAGTGATTTAGAATTTATATCTCAAAATTTAAAAATTTCTAAATTGAACCTTTCTAAAAACAATATTGAGATAATAAATTATTCAATCTATATAAAAAATATAGAATTTTTAGACTTAAGTTTTAATAAAATTAAAGAATTAGATCATTACTCATTTTATTATCTAAATACACTAAAATATTTAAACTTAAATAATAATCCAATAACTCGCATTTCCGAGAGAGCTTTTTATTTATTACCAAATTTAGAAGTACTTTCTATTAAAGATTCACTCATGAATGAATTAAATCATTCTGTTCTTTCAAGTCAAAATCTTCCAAAATTAATGATTTTAGACTTAAATAATCAATTATTTACAAAAAAATATAATTTAAAATCGGCATTTGGTCATATATGTAGACCAGAAGTAAACTATGAAAAATATTATTTTACTTGTATTTAATATTGTTTAATTATTTTATAAATGGCCTAAATGAATATAAAAGCAAATATTATCAATAATAATTTTGAAGATTTTTTGCTTAGATTTTTCGAATGAAAATAGTTTATCTAACACTCGAAAAACCTTCATAAATTGAAACCCCATCAATTTTCCAATTACCATCTTTCATAATTTTATTTATTTGAGCGTTTTGGGAGCCGTTAGCTAAATACTGCATATTTCTTAATAAAATAAAGGCATCAAAAATTTTTGATTCTATCCTTAACGTCTTTAAATCGGAGTTTAATAATTCTTCAAATGAATTTTTAAACCTTCCATTTTCAGATATTATTTTTAGATAATTTAAATCTTTTTTACTTGATAATATCATTTCATTATTTTTTTCAGGAAATATTGTTGGTATAGAAAACATATCTACTAAATAATTTAAATCCTTTATATCCTTAAATCCTTCAGTCACTATTAATGTATGAATATGCTTATCAAATATTAAATTTAAAGCAGCAGTTGATAAACTTCCTTCATCTGAGTTTGCTTCTTCAATTTCAATTTTATAATGGACGCCCTGAACAGCAGTAGACGAAAAAAATGCAGAAATACCTCTTAAAACATTTTGATTGTATTTTTGTCTATCTTCTCTATTTGATAAAATAATTCCAATTCTCATTTCTTGTGGATCATCATGGTTTAAATGCACTAATCGTGATCTTAGTTTTGAATTTTCAATTAAAAAACCAGATTCTAGTAAAATACTTTCAGAATTTTTAACTATATTTTTTTCAAGTATATCTAAAGATAACTGAAAATCTCCTTCTTTCATTTTTAATAGAAAAACATTTTCAATAAAATTATTTTGAAAATTTGAATCTATATTATTCTCAAAATTTAAAATATTTAATCTTGATTCAATATCCGATAAAAGTAATACTTTATTATTATTTTTGTTTAATTCTACAGACTGTATATTATTTTTTTTCATTAAATTTAATAGATAAATTAATTGAGATCTTTCAAAATCTTTATTTTGAATATTTCTTGCAGATTCCAAAGATAATGCATAAAATCTTGCTAAATATAATGGTTGTAAATTTGGATTACCCATTTTTTTTGACAAAATAACTGCATTTTTATAATCATTTAATAAATAATAGATTTGCAATAATGCATAAGAACATATTGATGCCATAGATAAGGGTAAAATATTATCACTTAAAGATTCTTCTAAATATTTTTGATATTGTAAAATATCATTATAATTATTATTTAAAAGAGAAAGCCTGCATTTTGAAAAAGCAACTTCTTTTTTTGATGAATATTCATTTTGAATTACATTTTTATAAAACAAAGAAGCTTTATCAAATTCTTTATTATAAAAAAAACTCTCCGCTTTATCAAAAGCTGAGAGCTGAGCTTGAATAGGAAATACAAAAAAAATAACTGATATATAAACAATTATTTTATTAGTCTGGAGAACCAACTCGAACCATTGCCGTTCTAAGTATGCGATCTCCAATTTTATATCCCGCCATAAATTCATCTATTACTGTTTCCTGCGTATAAATAGGATCAACTATTTTCGCTATTGCATTGTGGAAGGCAGGATTAAAAGGGGCGTCTTTTCCAGGAAGTCTTTCAATTCCATGTTTTTTAACTGTATCTTGGAAAACTTTAGAAACAAGCTGAACCCCTTCAACAATTCCTGCTACTTTTTTACCTTCTTCAGTTTCAAAGTTTATTTGGGATTGTTCAATGGCAGACATTGCCTTATCAAAGGCATCAATGACAGGAAGGAGATCTTTTGCAAATTCTTGAATGGAATAAATTCGAGAATCTTGTTTTTCTTTTTCCATTCTTTTGCGAGTGTTTTCAAAATCAGCAGCTATTCTTAACATACGATCATGAGTTTCAGCCAATTTAGCTTGCGTAGCTGTACACTCAGCTTCTAACGCTGCTATTTTTGCAGCTTCTTCACTTAAAACTTGAGAAGCACCGTTTAAATTAGTTTCATTATTTGCTGAATTTTCTTTTTTATCAGAAGATGACTCGCTTGTAGGCTCTTCTGCAGAAAGTTTAACTTTATTGTTCAAAATCATATTTATAACCCTCTCGTTTCATTTCGATCAGAATCTTGATCCCTAAGAGTTTAAACACCGAAAGGCACTGGTCAACAATAAAAATTTTGAATATGTGCATTTGGTACTTGAAAAGTCTTCTCCTCTTTATAAGAATGACCTGCGTTTAAGCTAATTTTCAGGAAAGGCGTAACTATACCATGCTTGATCCCAAATTTATCCGAGATAATTTAGAAGCAATTGCAATTGCTGCAAAAAATAAGAAATTTGACTTTAATCCAGCCCTTTTTACAGAACTTTACGAAAAACGTTCTAAATGTATCAAGGAAACGGAAGAATTAAGAAATAAACGAAACGAAGGCTCCGATGCTGTAAAAAAAGCAAAAAGCAAAGAAGAACGTGAAAATCTTGTTTCTCAAATGAGACAAATGGGTCCCTTACTAGAAGAAGCCGAAAAACTTCTTAGAGAAGTGGAATCTGATTTTGATAAGCTTTTATTGACCATACCTAGTATTCCTTCTGAAGACACACCTATAGGTTCATCTGATCTCGATAATGTGGAAATTAGAAAAGTAGGAGAAGTGCCTAACTTTTCCTTTAGCCCTAAAGATCATATTGAACTATCTAGAAAACTTGGAATTATTGATTTTGAAAGAGGGACTACAATTGCAGGAAGCCGTAGTTATTTTCTTTTAGGCGCAGGAGCTGAACTTGAGAGAGCAGTCCATTCCTTAGCATTAGATCTCTTAAAATCTCGCGGTTATAAGCAATATACAGTTCCTGTTTTAGTAAGAACAAGCGCTATGGAAGGAACGGGTTATCTACCTGGTGGTGCGGACCAAGCTTATTACGTAGAAAAAGACGACATGTGGTTAGTGGGTACTTCGGAAGTACCACTAGCAAGCTACCATCAAAATGAAATTTTAGAGCCCTCACAGTTACCAGTAAAAATGTGTGCTTGGTCTACTTGTTTCCGCAGAGAAGCAGGCGCTGCAGGAAAAGA
It includes:
- the galE gene encoding UDP-glucose 4-epimerase GalE yields the protein MKVLVTGGAGYIGSTICSALEDSGHIPIVLDSLVTGKSEFVKNRYFYQSDISDKETLKKIFQEHPEIKHAIHCAALIIVPESVEKPYEYYRENVSKSNELFRNLILLGCHHIVFSSSASIYDVAPNFMVTEEASLKPGSPYAKTKLMMEMILEDYCQAYSNMKAISLRYFNPIGADPKMRSGSHAKNASHVVAKMVDTAQGKIPEFCITGVNWPTRDGSGIRDYIHVWDLALAHVNAVENFDSIFSNKKEKYLVINLGTGNGVTVKELLKAFENVYGKKLPQKETEPRLGDVAGAYANADKALKYLNWKANFSIEDAIRDALKWSEFQGALFK
- a CDS encoding leucine-rich repeat domain-containing protein, with the translated sequence MINCYIKKISFYFLLIQIFTHQIIYSKEQIKNNISKLIVNIPNNGLTYLFQEPIEEGNPLKENVYVPKDSNNNFSGISNEINDYELFSFNILDENDDFLHLNELSIKYNENNNNSYFSNENCKKISFSQIQEKFYINNFPKNLTTLLNCDFTAFKINKNKNKISDKINFNIKINYSYNRWLEIAKSNQNSYLSPALKIALNIDQIQNKNNTNIHLKPSPNSIIYSEYLDLSPIYKINIFPDMQKLTIEGYRIEQANSFNAFLFPKNEKLTQIIYSSNILPEINSFSFSKLTNIETIDLIGNKIRKIDDKAFYKLSKVKEIKLDYNNELYNNENSKDKKYQFFCNLTSLNNYENLYKINCDGDSKKDKDYVYDPKKKELIIQGNQFQKLDLLFLNKINFRNDIQKIIFHRFFIDFRVDSLANLSNLLNLKELEFIDTKINEIVSESFNGLNLERITFKNNDIGVISESSFNNLNNLKEINISGNRNLRLAQNSFKNLINIEKISITNSNLDNILDDVFGNLPKLKNLNLEGNNIKKIHKDAFIYIYSLDKLYLSNNSISDLEFISQNLKISKLNLSKNNIEIINYSIYIKNIEFLDLSFNKIKELDHYSFYYLNTLKYLNLNNNPITRISERAFYLLPNLEVLSIKDSLMNELNHSVLSSQNLPKLMILDLNNQLFTKKYNLKSAFGHICRPEVNYEKYYFTCI
- a CDS encoding nucleotide exchange factor GrpE, with translation MILNNKVKLSAEEPTSESSSDKKENSANNETNLNGASQVLSEEAAKIAALEAECTATQAKLAETHDRMLRIAADFENTRKRMEKEKQDSRIYSIQEFAKDLLPVIDAFDKAMSAIEQSQINFETEEGKKVAGIVEGVQLVSKVFQDTVKKHGIERLPGKDAPFNPAFHNAIAKIVDPIYTQETVIDEFMAGYKIGDRILRTAMVRVGSPD
- the serS gene encoding serine--tRNA ligase, encoding MLDPKFIRDNLEAIAIAAKNKKFDFNPALFTELYEKRSKCIKETEELRNKRNEGSDAVKKAKSKEERENLVSQMRQMGPLLEEAEKLLREVESDFDKLLLTIPSIPSEDTPIGSSDLDNVEIRKVGEVPNFSFSPKDHIELSRKLGIIDFERGTTIAGSRSYFLLGAGAELERAVHSLALDLLKSRGYKQYTVPVLVRTSAMEGTGYLPGGADQAYYVEKDDMWLVGTSEVPLASYHQNEILEPSQLPVKMCAWSTCFRREAGAAGKDTKGLYRVHQFQKIEQVVICEPNLEKSDKLHAELLKNAEDLLKLLELPYRVVQVCTGDLGQGQVKKNDIETWMPSRNNYGETHSCSSFYDYQARRLKIRTRDENGKNQFCFTLNNTAVATPRVLIPLIENHQTADGRIRIPKALQKYMGGAEFIE